One Manihot esculenta cultivar AM560-2 chromosome 18, M.esculenta_v8, whole genome shotgun sequence genomic window carries:
- the LOC110606624 gene encoding glutathione S-transferase has translation MAAPLKVYGPTLSTAVSRVLACLLEKDVEFQLIPINMSKGEHKKPDFLRMQPFGQVPAFQDESVSLFESRAICRYVCDKYADKGNKGLYGTNPLAKASIDQWLEAEGQSFNPPSGALVFQLALAPRMNIPQDEGLIKQNEEKLGKVLDVYEKRLGESRFLAGDEFSLADLSHLPNAHYLVAATDRGELLTSRKNVGRWWGEISSRESWKKVVQMQRSG, from the exons ATGGCAGCTCCGTTGAAGGTGTACGGACCTACATTATCGACTGCAGTTTCAAGAGTGTTGGCTTGTCTCCTTGAGAAAGATGTGGAGTTTCAACTCATTCCCATCAACATGTCCAAGGGAGAACACAAGAAGCCTGATTTTCTCAGGATGCAG CCTTTTGGCCAAGTGCCAGCTTTTCAAGATGAGAGCGTCTCCCTCTTCG AGTCGAGAGCAATATGTCGCTACGTATGTGACAAGTATGCAGACAAAGGAAACAAAGGATTATATGGGACAAACCCACTGGCAAAAGCATCGATAGATCAGTGGCTAGAGGCTGAAGGGCAGAGCTTTAACCCACCAAGCGGAGCTTTGGTATTTCAGCTTGCACTTGCACCTAGAATGAATATCCCGCAAGACGAAGGGCTAATCAAGCAGAACGAAGAGAAGCTGGGAAAGGTGCTCGACGTCTACGAGAAGAGGCTTGGAGAGAGTCGTTTCTTGGCAGGGGATGAATTCTCTCTGGCTGATCTCTCGCACTTGCCTAACGCCCACTACTTGGTGGCTGCAACTGATAGAGGAGAGCTCCTTACTTCCAGGAAGAATGTGGGGAGGTGGTGGGGTGAGATCTCTAGCAGGGAATCGTGGAAGAAGGTTGTGCAGATGCAGAGAAGTGGTTGA